Proteins encoded in a region of the Ursus arctos isolate Adak ecotype North America unplaced genomic scaffold, UrsArc2.0 scaffold_2, whole genome shotgun sequence genome:
- the NDUFS2 gene encoding NADH dehydrogenase [ubiquinone] iron-sulfur protein 2, mitochondrial isoform X2 — protein sequence MAALRALRSLRGVGAQALRSAAGGRLPVQPSRGARQWQPDVEWAEQFGGAVMYPAKETAHWKPPPWNDVDPPKDTMVTNLTLNFGPQHPAAHGVLRLVMELSGEMVRKCDPHIGLLHRGTEKLIEYKTYLQALPYFDRLDYVSMMCNEQAYSLAVEKLLNIQPPPRAQWIRVLFGEITRLLNHIMAVTTHALDIGAMTPFFWMFEEREKMFEFYERVSGARMHAAYVRPGGVHQDLPLGLLDDIYEFSKNFSLRVDELEEMLTNNRIWRNRTVDIGVVTAKDALNYGFSGVMLRGSGIQWDLRKTQPYDVYDQVDFDVPVGSRGDCYDRYLCRVEEMRQSLRIIEQCLNKMPPGEIKVDDAKVSPPKRAEMKTSMESLIHHFKLYTEGYQVPPGATYTAIEAPKGEFGVYLVSDGSSRPYRCKIKAPGFAHLAGLDKMSKGHMLADVVAIIGTQDIVFGEVDR from the exons CGCTGAGGGCTCTGCGCAGCCTCCGGGGCGTCGGGGCCCAGGCGCTGCGGTCCGCGGCCGGAGGCCGGCTGCCGGTTCAGCCCAGCAG AGGTGCTCGGCAATGGCAGCCAGATGTGGAATGGGCAGAACAGTTTGGGGGAGCTGTCATGTACCCCGCCAAAGAAACAGCCCACTGGAAGCCTCCGCCTTGGAATG ATGTGGACCCTCCAAAGGACACAATGGTGACAAACCTGACCCTGAACTTTGggccccagcacccagcagccCACGGAGTCCTGCGACTAGTGATGGAGTTGAGTGGGGAGATGGTGCGGAAGTGTGACCCCCACATTGGCCTGCTGCACCGAGGCACTGAGAAGCTCATTGAGTACAAGACCTATCTGCAG GCCCTTCCATACTTTGACCGGCTGGACTATGTGTCCATGATGTGCAACGAGCAGGCCTACTCCCTGGCTGTGGAGAAGTTGCTCAATATCCAGCCGCCGCCCCGGGCGCAGTGGATCCGGG TGCTGTTTGGAGAAATCACGCGGCTTTTGAACCACATTATGGCTGTGACTACACATGCCCTGGACATTGGGGCCATGACTCCTTTCTTCTGGATGtttgaagagagggagaag ATGTTTGAATTCTACGAGCGCGTGTCTGGGGCTCGGATGCATGCTGCCTACGTCCGGCCGGGAGGTGTGCACCAG GACCTACCTCTTGGGCTTCTGGATGACATATACGAGTTTTCTAAGAACTTCTCTCTTCGAGTTGATGAGTTGGAAGAG ATGCTGACCAATAATAGGATCTGGCGAAATCGAACAGTTGACATTGGGGTTGTGACAGCCAAAGACGCGCTTAACTATGGATTTAG TGGCGTCATGCTCCGGGGCTCAGGCATCCAGTGGGACCTGCGGAAGACCCAGCCCTATGATGTGTATGACCAGGTGGACTTCGATGTTCCTGTTGGCTCTCGAGGGGACTGCTACGATAG GTACCTGTGTCGGGTGGAGGAGATGCGCCAGTCCCTTCGAATCATCGAGCAGTGTCTGAACAAGATGCCTCCCGGGGAGATCAAGGTTGATGATGCCAAAGTGTCTCCGCCTAAGCGAGCAGAGATGAAG aCTTCCATGGAGTCATTGATTCATCACTTCAAGTTGTACACGGAGGGCTACCAGGTCCCTCCGGGGGCCACATACACTGCCATCGAGGCTCCTAAg GGAGAGTTTGGGGTGTACCTCGTGTCTGATGGCAGCAGCCGCCCTTACCGGTGCAAGATCAAGGCTCCTGGTTTTGCCCACCTG GCTGGTTTGGACAAGATGTCGAAGGGCCACATGCTGGCGGACGTTGTTGCCATCATAG GTACCCAAGATATTGTGTTTGGAGAAGTGGATCGGTGA
- the NDUFS2 gene encoding NADH dehydrogenase [ubiquinone] iron-sulfur protein 2, mitochondrial isoform X1, giving the protein MAALRALRSLRGVGAQALRSAAGGRLPVQPSRGARQWQPDVEWAEQFGGAVMYPAKETAHWKPPPWNDVDPPKDTMVTNLTLNFGPQHPAAHGVLRLVMELSGEMVRKCDPHIGLLHRGTEKLIEYKTYLQALPYFDRLDYVSMMCNEQAYSLAVEKLLNIQPPPRAQWIRVLFGEITRLLNHIMAVTTHALDIGAMTPFFWMFEEREKMFEFYERVSGARMHAAYVRPGGVHQDLPLGLLDDIYEFSKNFSLRVDELEEMLTNNRIWRNRTVDIGVVTAKDALNYGFSGVMLRGSGIQWDLRKTQPYDVYDQVDFDVPVGSRGDCYDRYLCRVEEMRQSLRIIEQCLNKMPPGEIKVDDAKVSPPKRAEMKTSMESLIHHFKLYTEGYQVPPGATYTAIEAPKVRRGGGKRQPRALGGLETDAQIDAWSSARGQGVNREASLAEKSVLPVNGGSRPSSSDRESLGCTSCLMAAAALTGARSRLLVLPTW; this is encoded by the exons CGCTGAGGGCTCTGCGCAGCCTCCGGGGCGTCGGGGCCCAGGCGCTGCGGTCCGCGGCCGGAGGCCGGCTGCCGGTTCAGCCCAGCAG AGGTGCTCGGCAATGGCAGCCAGATGTGGAATGGGCAGAACAGTTTGGGGGAGCTGTCATGTACCCCGCCAAAGAAACAGCCCACTGGAAGCCTCCGCCTTGGAATG ATGTGGACCCTCCAAAGGACACAATGGTGACAAACCTGACCCTGAACTTTGggccccagcacccagcagccCACGGAGTCCTGCGACTAGTGATGGAGTTGAGTGGGGAGATGGTGCGGAAGTGTGACCCCCACATTGGCCTGCTGCACCGAGGCACTGAGAAGCTCATTGAGTACAAGACCTATCTGCAG GCCCTTCCATACTTTGACCGGCTGGACTATGTGTCCATGATGTGCAACGAGCAGGCCTACTCCCTGGCTGTGGAGAAGTTGCTCAATATCCAGCCGCCGCCCCGGGCGCAGTGGATCCGGG TGCTGTTTGGAGAAATCACGCGGCTTTTGAACCACATTATGGCTGTGACTACACATGCCCTGGACATTGGGGCCATGACTCCTTTCTTCTGGATGtttgaagagagggagaag ATGTTTGAATTCTACGAGCGCGTGTCTGGGGCTCGGATGCATGCTGCCTACGTCCGGCCGGGAGGTGTGCACCAG GACCTACCTCTTGGGCTTCTGGATGACATATACGAGTTTTCTAAGAACTTCTCTCTTCGAGTTGATGAGTTGGAAGAG ATGCTGACCAATAATAGGATCTGGCGAAATCGAACAGTTGACATTGGGGTTGTGACAGCCAAAGACGCGCTTAACTATGGATTTAG TGGCGTCATGCTCCGGGGCTCAGGCATCCAGTGGGACCTGCGGAAGACCCAGCCCTATGATGTGTATGACCAGGTGGACTTCGATGTTCCTGTTGGCTCTCGAGGGGACTGCTACGATAG GTACCTGTGTCGGGTGGAGGAGATGCGCCAGTCCCTTCGAATCATCGAGCAGTGTCTGAACAAGATGCCTCCCGGGGAGATCAAGGTTGATGATGCCAAAGTGTCTCCGCCTAAGCGAGCAGAGATGAAG aCTTCCATGGAGTCATTGATTCATCACTTCAAGTTGTACACGGAGGGCTACCAGGTCCCTCCGGGGGCCACATACACTGCCATCGAGGCTCCTAAggtgaggagagggggagggaaaaggcagCCCAGGGCACTGGGGGGACTGGAGACAGATGCCCAAATAGATGCTTGGTCATCAGCGAGAGGACAGGGGGTGAATAGAGAGGCTTCGCTGGCAGAGAAAAGTGTTCTTCCTGTTAACGGAGGCAGCCGACCTTCTTCCTCGGACAGGGAGAGTTTGGGGTGTACCTCGTGTCTGATGGCAGCAGCCGCCCTTACCGGTGCAAGATCAAGGCTCCTGGTTTTGCCCACCTGGTAA